Proteins encoded together in one Solanum lycopersicum chromosome 7, SLM_r2.1 window:
- the LOC138337545 gene encoding uncharacterized protein, whose product MTQPQDKKSPNLADHPYFTRSKGPTDSFPRSNSDNGKTVMGDNNDEGRLTDVVVAQPTVVEQNELIIQLMQQIAEMKVEMQRRQDAPPPGFGTNTADARPPVYFPSSNIDPTQNQPSTPVHNPSVIDLTTQNPPYASASYQTPSPLPNNHPQIPPHPQNTQTAPPPQNQNQTQTAFNTQAFHPHLSQNTNPQAYPQNYQTAQNAPSPSIAPPLPKRATFQVPVPAEHEVHGSELDHYEEQEREWKAKEEVKIDIKEEIKRAMKELQCIPDAVGLSYAELCIHPDLNLPEGFKIPKFDTFGGVGNPMAHLRAYCDQLVGVGRDEALLMRLFSRSLCGEALEWFTSHETRQWPSWNALAKDFIDRFAYNVEIVPDRYSLEKIKQKPTESYREFAYRWRKEAARVRPPMTEKEIVEVFVRVQEPEYYDRIMLLVGAKFAEIVKVGETIEDGLKSGKIARVSASPGSSGLIRKRREEVAAVSYGGRKTPRNPSHSQDRFRPSPKSHRSNYPQPDHPNSHNTVPTYQNAQISSYQGTPSNLQNFSPIFPNYPQPYQIPSPYQNIAPNCANVQSSYRPPPPTYQVRAPLYQDPLPNYQAPMPNFQANPYPRSQAPRTNTQNYQRVPPPRQSGYDTSRPRFEKRPSRNFTTLAESRTKLFERLAADGYIHPVGPKSGDVNSKFYRPDQRCAYHSNSVGHDTEDCINLKHKIQDLIDQEVVSLQPAVPNINTNPLPNHGGDNLNMIETDEDGAVASLSVKERRKFVILTPVKAVALVPSKTLVKPKFVIETAVAQGMTRSGRCYTPDELALGGQKKDHAKRPISEGEAEEFWRRMQPKDYSIVKHLEKTPAQISVWALLMSSQSHRQALMKALDDTYVPSGTSSDNVAAMIHQVIRGHRISFCDDELPVEGRSHNKALHITVICRGKVVNCVLVDDGSGLNICPLTTLRQLNFDLGKLEQNQVNVRAFDGVQRDTLGAVTLTLQMGPAEFSAQFQVLDIDTSYNLLLGRPFIHMAGAVPSTLHQMMKLVWKNEELVIHGEGSRSSKQVSVIDEMPQGADFYTVELVNATNEDLALDSMPAVYKMIATVMLQNGFEPGFGLGRDSQGIIEPVPVLAQGSKYGLGYIPTDDDMKMKRRRDQELTKPIPHLYHSFPIREHAEPEDDGEGICDLFKEINAVIEEEAEPAGFRDAEPGEMLKNWTSTPILMSRTFG is encoded by the exons atgacGCAGCCACAAGACAAGAAATCTCCGAAT ctggcagatcatcctTACTTCACCAGATCGAAAGGTCCTACAGATTCCTTCCCTCGATCAAATTCAGACAATGGAAAAACAGTTATGGGAGACAACAATGACGAAGGGCGTCTTACTGACGTTGTGGTGGCTCAGCCCACTGTAGTGGAACAGAACGAATTGATCATACAGCTGATGCAACAGATTGCTGAAATGAAAGTTGAAATGCAACGGAGACAGGATGCGCCTCCACCTGGATTTGGTACTAATACTGCTGATGCAAGACCTCCGGTCTACTTCCCTTCATCAAACATAGATCCAACTCAGAACCAGCCTTCTACACCTGTGCATAATCCGTCTGTGATTGACCTCACAACCCAAAACCCTCCATACGCTTCTGCATCTTACCAAACTCCTTCACCTCTTCCAAATAACCACCCTCAAATACCACCCCATCCTCAGAATACTCAAACTGCCCCACCgccacaaaatcaaaaccaaactcAAACTGCCTTCAATACCCAAGCATTTCATCCGCATTTGAGTCAGAACACCAATCCTCAGGCCTACCCACAAAACTACCAGACCGCCCAAAACGCTCCAAGTCCCTCTATAGCTCCACCCCTACCAAAAAGAGCCACCTTCCAAGTTCCCGTTCCTGCCGAGCACGAGGTGCACGGTTCTGAGTTGGATCACTATGAAGAACAGGAAAGAGAATGGAAGGCGAAAGAAGAAGTGAAGATCGATATAAAGGAAGAAATCAAAAGGGCTATGAAAGAGCTGCAGTGCATCCCAGACGCCGTCGGACTTAGCTACGCAGAATTGTGCATCCATCCAGATTTGAACCTTCCCGAAGGTTTTAAAATTCCGAAGTTTGACACCTTCGGAGGAGTGGGCAATCCTATGGCGCATTTGAGAGCGTATTGTGACCagctcgtgggagttggcaggGATGAGGCCTTGTTGATGCGGCTTTTCAGCCGAAGTCTGTGTGGAGAGGCCCTCGAGTGGTTTACTTCACATGAAACCAGGCAGTGGCCCAGTTGGAATGCATTGGCTAAGGACTTCATTGACCGATTCGCCTACAATGTTGAAATAGTGCCCGATCGGTATTCTCTAGAGAAGATAAAGCAGAAACCAACTGAAAGCTATAGGGAATTTGCCTATAGGTGGAGGAAAGAAGCGGCGAGGGTAAGGCCACCCATGACCGAGAAAGAGATTGTGGAAGTGTTCGTGCGGGTACAGGAGCCTGAGTACTATGATCGAATCATGTTGCTGGTCGGAGCTAAATTCGCTGAGATAGTCAAagttggtgagactatcgaagatggtCTAAAATCGGGGAAGATAGCCCGTGTATCTGCGTCGCCTGGGTCTTCAGGATTGATAAGAAAGAGAAGAGAGGAAGTTGCCGCTGTCTCGTATGGGGGAAGAAAAACCCCTAGAAACCCGTCACATTCCCAAGATCGTTTCAGGCCTTCCCCAAAGTCCCACCGATCCAACTACCCACAACCCGATCATCCTAATAGCCACAATACTGTCCCCACCTATCAGAATGCTCAAATTTCGTCGTACCAAGGTACACCCTCTAATCTCCAAAATTTTTCTCCCATATTCCCAAATTACCCTCAACCATACCAGATCCCATCCCCTTATCAGAACATTGCTCCCAACTGTGCCAACGTACAGTCGAGCTACCGACCACCTCCGCCCACTTATCAAGTCCGAGCTCCATTATACCAGGACCCCCTCCCGAATTACCAAGCTCCAATGCCAAATTTCCAGGCAAACCCTTATCCCCGGAGCCAAGCTCCTCGTACAAATACCCAAAATTATCAGCGGGTGCCTCCCCCTCGGCAAAGTGGTTATGATACTTCCCGTCCGAGATTTGAAAAAAGGCCTTCAAGGAACTTTACCACACTTGCTGAAAGCCGGACCAAACTATTTGAGAGGCTAGCCGCAGAtggatacatccaccctgtgggGCCCAAATCCGGGGATGTTAACTCGAAGTTCTACAGGCCAGATCAAAggtgtgcttatcattccaacagtgttggacatgacACGGAAGATTgcatcaacctcaagcacaaaATCCAAGACCTGATCGATCAGGAGGTAGTTTCTCTGCAACCGGCGGTGCCAAACATCAACACAAATCCGTTGCCGAATCATGGAGGTGACAACCTTAATATGATTGAAACGGATGAAGACGG GGCTGTCGCTTCTTTAAGCGTCAAAGAAAGGAGGAAGTTTGTTATTCTGACACCTGTAAAggctgttgccttggtgcctTCGAAAACCCTCGTTAAGCCCAAATTTGTCATTGAAACTGCCGTGGCCCAAGGCATGACCAGGTCCGGAAGGTGCTACACTCCTgatgagcttgctctcggaggacaGAAGAAGGACCATGCTAAGAGGCCGATAAGCGAGGGGGAAGCAGAGGAATTCTGGAGAAGGATGCAACCGAAGGACTATTCCATCgtcaaacatttagagaagaCTCCGGCTCAGATCTCCGTGTGGGCCCTGCTGATGAGCTCTCAGTCCCACAGGCAGGCCTTAATGAAAGCTCTTGATGATACATACGTACCCTCAGGTACAAGTAGTGATAACGTGGCCGCTATGATTCATCAAGTCATTCGGGGGCACCGGATCAGCTTTTGTGACGATGAGTTGCCAGTCGAAGGAAGATCCCACAACAAAGCGCTACACATTACCGTGATATGTCGTGGAAAGGTTGTCAACTGTGTTTTGGTAGATGATGGGTCCGGTTTGAATATTTGCCCATTGACGACGTTGAGGCAACTAAATTTTGACCTTGGGAAACTGGAGCAGAATCAGGTCAATGTAAGGGCATTTGATGGTGTGCAAAGAGACACCTTAGGGGCTGTGactttgacccttcaaatgggcccCGCAGAGTTCAGTGCGCAATTCCAAGTATTGGACATAGACACTAGCTAcaaccttcttttgggaaggccgTTTATCCACATGGCTGGAGCCGTCCCCTCTACTCTCCATCAGATGATGAAGCTTGTgtggaaaaatgaagagttagtGATTCACGGCGAGGGAAGTCGCTCGAGCAAGCAGGTGTCGGTCATTGATGAGATGCCGCAAGGCGCAGACTTTTACACAGTGGAGCTGGTGAATGCCACCAACGAAGATTTGGCCCTCGACTCCATGCCAGCCGTGTACAAAATGATAGCCACGGTGATGCTGCAAAATGGGTTCGAGCCAGGTTTCGGATTGGGAAGAGATTCCCAAGGAATTATTGAGCCTGTTCCGGTCCTTGCTCAGGGATCaaagtatggtttggggtacatccccacagatgatgatatgaagatgaagaggagaAGGGATCAAGAGTTGACTAAGCCGATCCCGCATCTCTATCACTCCTTTCCAATTCGGGAGCATGCCGAGCCTGAAGACgacggggaaggaatctgtgacctGTTCAAGGAGATCAATGCCGTCATAGAGGAGGAGGCTGAGCCAGCTGGCTTTCGCGATGCTGAACCTGGGGAGATGCTGAAGAACTGGACGTCCACACCAATCCTGATGTCCCGGACTTTTGGGtag